The following coding sequences lie in one Streptomyces albofaciens JCM 4342 genomic window:
- a CDS encoding alpha-ketoglutarate-dependent dioxygenase AlkB family protein, with amino-acid sequence MNVPLPGLGGPDPVRSRPAPGAVHVPGWLSPERRRQLVTACRGWARGPVPIRHTRLPRGGVMSVQTVCLGWHWQPYTYRRTADDVNGARVAALPDWLVELGRAALADAYEDPAAGEGYTPDTALINFYDGQASMGMHQDKDERSSAPVVSLSIGDTCVFRFGNTESRNRPYTDIELASGDLFVFGGPSRFAYHGVTKVLPGTGDPATGLTSGRLNITLRVTGLE; translated from the coding sequence GTGAACGTGCCCCTGCCCGGCCTCGGCGGTCCGGACCCCGTGCGGTCCCGGCCCGCGCCCGGCGCCGTGCACGTGCCCGGCTGGCTGTCCCCGGAGCGCCGGCGGCAGCTGGTGACCGCCTGCCGCGGCTGGGCGCGGGGACCGGTGCCGATCCGGCACACCAGGCTGCCACGCGGGGGCGTCATGTCCGTACAGACGGTGTGCCTGGGCTGGCACTGGCAGCCGTACACGTACAGGCGGACCGCCGACGACGTCAACGGCGCCCGCGTCGCCGCGCTTCCGGACTGGCTGGTCGAGCTGGGGCGGGCGGCGCTGGCCGACGCGTACGAGGACCCGGCGGCGGGCGAGGGCTACACACCGGACACCGCCCTGATCAATTTCTACGACGGCCAGGCCAGCATGGGCATGCACCAGGACAAGGACGAACGCTCCAGCGCCCCGGTCGTGTCGCTCAGCATCGGCGACACCTGCGTCTTCCGGTTCGGCAACACCGAGTCCCGCAACCGGCCCTACACCGACATCGAGCTGGCCTCCGGCGACCTGTTCGTCTTCGGCGGGCCGTCGCGGTTCGCGTACCACGGGGTGACCAAGGTGCTGCCGGGGACCGGCGACCCCGCGACGGGGCTGACGAGCGGGCGTCTGAACATCACGCTGCGGGTCACCGGTCTGGAGTAG